A single region of the Xiphophorus maculatus strain JP 163 A chromosome 3, X_maculatus-5.0-male, whole genome shotgun sequence genome encodes:
- the LOC111608102 gene encoding uncharacterized protein LOC111608102 isoform X2, giving the protein MRRKPEPQAAGSDPVNANKKRVERPADASARQSYSSILINFGKCLLLIVIVPPFLNYASLQREGQMLLPKDGQMVDVGLGQKLHLLCKGRGKPAVILDAPTGMSSDVWVHVQEKLSSLTKVCTYDRMGLGFSKRLMQNETTGTEKVWGASTTGRMVDDLHRLLQAAGIATPFVLVGSELGALNSRFYSHIHDSLVSDLVLIDPIPEDVFEEDQWKEYWYGKLLPSLQARQFSAATGLSRLLIILGAVEPMLKGENVSEEVIQRQKYLLSNPAHQSSAVDEHYFMNESVAQVGDITKFKPLSSRISVSMLTGDSFDEQMPQHLNQMVAEHQKRFLKESYPSANHVHIKGADRRMIYKKPSAVSQHLWKLVSQRQAGPQSE; this is encoded by the exons ATGCGTCGGAAACCAGAACCTCAGGCAGCAGGCAGTGATCCCGTCAACGCGAATAAAAAG AGAGTGGAGCGGCCAGCTGACGCCTCAGCCAGGCAGTCCTACAGTTCCATCCTCATCAACTTCGGAAAGTGCTTGCTGCTGATCGTGATCGTTCCTCCGTTCCTCAACTATGCATCTCTGCAAAGAGAAGGACAGATGCTCCTGCCAAAAG ACGGGCAGATGGTTGATGTCGGTTTGGGTCAAAAGTTGCATCTTTTGTGCAAAGGACGGGGAAAACCAGCCG ttatactGGATGCACCAACAGGAATGTCCTCAGACGTCTGGGTCCATGTGCAGGAGAAACTTTCCTCCCTGACAAAG GTTTGTACATATGACAGGATGGGACTGGGGTTCAGCAAGCGGCTCATGCAAAACGAAACGACCGGGACGGAGAAAGTCTGGGGGGCGTCCACAACCGGACG GATGGTGGACGATCTGCACCGACTGCTGCAGGCTGCGGGGATAGCCACCCCCTTCGTGCTGGTCGGCTCAGAGCTCGGAGCGCTCAACAGCCGGTTCTACAGCCACATTCACGATTC GCTGGTGTCAGACCTGGTGCTGATAGATCCCATCCCAGAGGACGTTTTTGAAGAGGACCAATGGAAGGAGTACTG gTACGGGAAGCTGCTGCCGTCACTCCAAGCCCGGCAGTTCTCGGCCGCCACCGGGCTGAGCCGCCTGCTGATCATCCTGGGCGCCGTTGAGCCGATgctgaaaggagaaaatgtctcGGAGGAAGTCATCCAGCGGCAG AAGTACCTCCTCAGTAACCCCGCCCACCAGAGCAGCGCTGTGGACGAGCATTACTTTATGAACGAAAGCGTCGCTCAAGTCGG GGACATCACAAAGTTTAAGCCACTCTCCAGCCGGATATCGGTGAGCATGCTCACTGGGGATTCCTTTGATGAGCAAATGCCTCAACACCTAAACCAA ATGGTCGCCGAACATCAAAAGAGGTTCCTGAAGGAGTCCTACCCATCGGCCAATCACGTCCACATAAAAGGAGCAGACCGGCGAATGATCTACAAGAAGCCATCTGCCGTCAGCCAGCACCTGTGGAAGCTCGTCAGCCAGCGACAGGCCGGTCCGCAGAGCGAGTGA
- the LOC111608102 gene encoding uncharacterized protein LOC111608102 isoform X1, translated as MRRKPEPQAAGSDPVNANKKEQRVERPADASARQSYSSILINFGKCLLLIVIVPPFLNYASLQREGQMLLPKDGQMVDVGLGQKLHLLCKGRGKPAVILDAPTGMSSDVWVHVQEKLSSLTKVCTYDRMGLGFSKRLMQNETTGTEKVWGASTTGRMVDDLHRLLQAAGIATPFVLVGSELGALNSRFYSHIHDSLVSDLVLIDPIPEDVFEEDQWKEYWYGKLLPSLQARQFSAATGLSRLLIILGAVEPMLKGENVSEEVIQRQKYLLSNPAHQSSAVDEHYFMNESVAQVGDITKFKPLSSRISVSMLTGDSFDEQMPQHLNQMVAEHQKRFLKESYPSANHVHIKGADRRMIYKKPSAVSQHLWKLVSQRQAGPQSE; from the exons ATGCGTCGGAAACCAGAACCTCAGGCAGCAGGCAGTGATCCCGTCAACGCGAATAAAAAG GAACAGAGAGTGGAGCGGCCAGCTGACGCCTCAGCCAGGCAGTCCTACAGTTCCATCCTCATCAACTTCGGAAAGTGCTTGCTGCTGATCGTGATCGTTCCTCCGTTCCTCAACTATGCATCTCTGCAAAGAGAAGGACAGATGCTCCTGCCAAAAG ACGGGCAGATGGTTGATGTCGGTTTGGGTCAAAAGTTGCATCTTTTGTGCAAAGGACGGGGAAAACCAGCCG ttatactGGATGCACCAACAGGAATGTCCTCAGACGTCTGGGTCCATGTGCAGGAGAAACTTTCCTCCCTGACAAAG GTTTGTACATATGACAGGATGGGACTGGGGTTCAGCAAGCGGCTCATGCAAAACGAAACGACCGGGACGGAGAAAGTCTGGGGGGCGTCCACAACCGGACG GATGGTGGACGATCTGCACCGACTGCTGCAGGCTGCGGGGATAGCCACCCCCTTCGTGCTGGTCGGCTCAGAGCTCGGAGCGCTCAACAGCCGGTTCTACAGCCACATTCACGATTC GCTGGTGTCAGACCTGGTGCTGATAGATCCCATCCCAGAGGACGTTTTTGAAGAGGACCAATGGAAGGAGTACTG gTACGGGAAGCTGCTGCCGTCACTCCAAGCCCGGCAGTTCTCGGCCGCCACCGGGCTGAGCCGCCTGCTGATCATCCTGGGCGCCGTTGAGCCGATgctgaaaggagaaaatgtctcGGAGGAAGTCATCCAGCGGCAG AAGTACCTCCTCAGTAACCCCGCCCACCAGAGCAGCGCTGTGGACGAGCATTACTTTATGAACGAAAGCGTCGCTCAAGTCGG GGACATCACAAAGTTTAAGCCACTCTCCAGCCGGATATCGGTGAGCATGCTCACTGGGGATTCCTTTGATGAGCAAATGCCTCAACACCTAAACCAA ATGGTCGCCGAACATCAAAAGAGGTTCCTGAAGGAGTCCTACCCATCGGCCAATCACGTCCACATAAAAGGAGCAGACCGGCGAATGATCTACAAGAAGCCATCTGCCGTCAGCCAGCACCTGTGGAAGCTCGTCAGCCAGCGACAGGCCGGTCCGCAGAGCGAGTGA
- the zfpm2 gene encoding zinc finger protein ZFPM2 isoform X4 codes for MMEGEELVAFAVDFDSRLQAVNHMSLSEGMYPARLLDSIQLLPQQAAMASILPTAIVNKDIFPCKACGIWFRSERNLQAHLMYYCSGRQRETETVVEDGDGGPHQTPSVCPFPQCNKSFSGARALEIHLSTSHSGVKMEESLPPGTSLKCTICNYTADSLITFQHHIMSHLSQAAFRCNHCHISFQSHRELLQHQDLHGHGGKLHREGDGTEHSPRGPEDSLQQQQQQQGRAELANKKDALMGSPKGALSKETATDGEADKAEKKPMLSAQKGEAHPGSKASFSYTRIKSEPSSPRLASSPVQHNMPTFPMGPFLSQFAFSQDISVVPQASEILAKMSELVHRRLRHGGNSYPPVIYSPLMPKGATCFECNITFSNLDNYLVHKKHYCNSRWQHMTKSPDFSALSEKVPEAVSPNSGHSSVSLLAGCHPTEADSNLMQSACMNSNVLDMINAGGKAPDKDLAGQVKKVSTPTGAEERLNGKQLEGKSLSTGLVESDNDPNKTTCEACNITFSRHETYMVHKQYYCATRHDPPMKRMSANKVPSMQRTMRTRKRRKMYEMCLPDQDPQRISLGQPGFLGVPPMNPCTSQEAVESLADRFHPRCDIFPGMVPKHLEASLTVTKPILPPKCNAAEQQELDAPIDLSKKCSPVPDKTCSSPKRLLDYHECAVCKISFNKVENYLAHKQNFCPATAAATAAAAAAAQQQQQQHNESGALESALFPDVKSEGNNSPDDGYDKSPGKCEKNGNGKVVVQNGGMFPPHLAPVPGLKPFTEPQLIPSKDENKNMFLPHCLYPGAIKKVKGPEQISPYFGIKPTDYVAGGPVMQGEATEQEQSVNGGGETVTTREQAPQPTANGCPHPGKEPLPLLPKNRGMVIVNGGHKPEERSGTAPQQQQENQPQSDSQPSNPSPTWGVENQADSNENMSPSSKSPGEEAAAPAANKGVNGSGSGKYCRLCDIQFNNLSNFITHKKFYCSSHAAEHVK; via the exons ATGATGGAGGGCGAGGAGCTGGTGGCGTTCGCCGTGGACTTCGACTCGCGCCTGCAGGCCGTCAACCACATGTCTCTGAGCGAGGGCATGTACCCGGCCCGGCTGCTGGACAGCATCCAGCTCCTGCCGCAGCAGGCCGCCATGGCCTCCATCCTGCCCACCGCCATCGTCAACA AAGACATTTTCCCCTGCAAGGCGTGTGGAATCTGGTTCCGGAGCGAGAGGAACCTACAGGCTCATCTGATGTACTACTGCAGCGGGCGACAGCGGGAGACGGAGACGGTGGTGGAGGACGGTGATGGCGGACCCCACCAGACCCCCAGCGTCTGCCCCTTCCCTCAGTGCAACAAGAGCTTCTCTGGAGCCAGGGCCCTGGAGATCCATCTCAGCACCTCGCACAGCG GTGTCAAAATGGAAGAGAGCCTCCCTCCTGGCACCAGCTTGAAATGCACAATCTGTAACTACACGGCAGATTCTCTTATTACATTCCAGCATCACATCATGTCTCACCTGTCACAGGCGGCCTTCAGATGCAATCACTGCCATATCAGCTTCCAGAGCCACAGGGAACTCTTACAGCATCAGGACTTACACGGGCACGGCGGCAAACTTCACAGGGAAGGCGACGGCACCGAGCATTCCCCCAGGGGTCCGGAGGAcagcctccagcagcagcagcagcagcagggccgtgcagagcTGGCCAACAAGAAGGACGCTCTGATGGGAAGTCCCAAAGGGGCCCTCAGCAAGGAGACGGCCACAGACGGAGAGGCTGACAAGGCTGAGAAGAAGCCCATGCTGTCTGCTCAGAAGGGAGAGGCCCACCCGGGCAGCAAAGCCAGTTTTTCTTACACCAGGATCAAGTCAGAGCCCTCCAGCCCCCGACTGGCCTCCTCCCCCGTGCAACATAACATGCCTACGTTTCCCATGGGCCCCTTCTTGTCTCAGTTTGCCTTCTCCCAAGACATTTCCGTCGTCCCGCAGGCTTCGGAGATTCTGGCGAAGATGTCAGAGCTGGTCCATCGGAGACTGCGCCACGGCGGGAACAGCTACCCGCCTGTCATCTACAGTCCCCTGATGCCCAAGGGGGCCACCTGCTTCGAATGCAACATCACCTTCAGCAACCTGGACAACTACCTTGTCCACAAAAAGCACTACTGCAACAGCCGCTGGCAGCACATGACCAAGTCGCCGGACTTCTCGGCGCTCTCCGAGAAGGTTCCAGAAGCGGTGAGCCCCAACAGCGGTCACAGTTCTGTGAGCCTGCTGGCCGGCTGCCACCCGACGGAGGCAGACAGCAACCTCATGCAGTCTGCGTGTATGAACTCCAACGTGTTGGATATGATCAACGCCGGGGGCAAAGCCCCTGACAAGGATCTAGCGGGGCAGGTGAAAAAGGTGTCGACTCCGACCGGGGCAGAGGAGCGGCTCAACGGGAAGCAATTGGAAGGGAAGAGCCTGAGCACGGGTTTGGTGGAAAGTGACAATGACCCCAACAAGACCACCTGTGAAGCCTGCAACATCACCTTCAGCCGTCACGAGACTTACATGGTCCACAAGCAGTACTACTGTGCCACCCGCCATGACCCCCCCATGAAACGGATGTCCGCTAACAAGGTGCCCTCCATGCAGAGGACCATGAGAACCCGCAAGCGCAGGAAGATGTACGAGATGTGTCTCCCGGATCAGGACCCCCAGAGGATCTCTTTGGGGCAGCCGGGTTTCCTCGGCGTTCCTCCGATGAACCCTTGCACGTCTCAGGAGGCAGTGGAGAGTCTGGCCGACCGCTTTCACCCGCGCTGCGACATCTTCCCCGGCATGGTACCCAAACACCTGGAGGCCTCTCTGACTGTCACTAAGCCCATTCTGCCTCCCAAATGCAACGCTGCGGAGCAGCAGGAGCTGGACGCACCTATTGATCTCAGCAAAAAGTGTTCACCGGTCCCCGACAAGACATGTAGCTCTCCCAAAAGACTCTTGGACTATCACGAATGTGCAGTGTGCAAGATAAGTTTCAACAAAGTGGAGAACTACCTGGCACACAAACAGAACTTTTGCCCTGCGACAGCTGCTGCcacggctgctgctgctgccgcggctcaacagcagcagcagcagcacaatgaGAGCGGCGCCTTGGAATCTGCTCTGTTCCCAGATGTGAAGAGCGAAGGGAATAACAGCCCAGATGACGGGTACGATAAGAGCCCTGGCAAATGCGAGAAGAACGGGAATGGGAAGGTGGTGGTGCAGAATGGAGGCATGTTCCCCCCTCACCTGGCGCCTGTGCCGGGACTTAAGCCTTTCACTGAGCCACAGCTCATCCCATCAAAAGACGAGAACAAGAATATGTTTCTGCCCCACTGCCTTTATCCAGGAGCAATAAAGAAGGTGAAAGGTCCCGAGCAAATATCGCCGTATTTTGGGATAAAGCCGACAGATTACGTGGCAGGGGGGCCGGTGATGCAGGGAGAGGCGACCGAACAGGAACAGAGCGTCAACGGAGGAGGAGAGACGGTCACAACCAGAGAGCAGGCTCCACAACCTACAGCAAACGGCTGCCCCCACCCCGGCAAGGAACCCCTTCCCCTCCTGCCCAAAAACCGGGGTATGGTCATCGTCAACGGGGGGCACAAGCCGGAGGAGCGGTCCGGCACGGcgccacagcagcagcaggagaaccAGCCGCAGTCAGACAGCCAGCCTTCCAATCCCTCGCCCACGTGGGGCGTGGAAAACCAGGCCGACTCCAACGAGAACATGTCCCCGTCCTCCAAGTCCCCCGGCGAGGAGGCGGCGGCGCCGGCGGCCAACAAAGGCGTGAACGGCTCCGGGAGCGGCAAATACTGCCGCCTGTGTGACATCCAGTTCAACAACCTATCAAACTTTATTACCCATAAGAAGTTTTACTGTTCATCACATGCTGCAGAGCATGTAAAATAA